The following proteins come from a genomic window of Spongiibacter tropicus DSM 19543:
- the rseP gene encoding sigma E protease regulator RseP, with amino-acid sequence MLEILQTILITIVTLGVLVSIHEFGHFWVARRCGVKVLRFSVGFGKPLLSWRDKSGTEYAVAGIPLGGYVKMLDEREGDVPEDMTHMAFNRATPARRIAIAAAGPLANFALAIVAYWAIFMNGVGGVAPIVGDVMPGSLAERAGLESGQEIVAVDGEETPTWESLQMQLLERIGETGNLTLSVKWPDSDLTYQNTVAIDRWMQGLEEPNPLSELGVTLYMPEFLPIVGEVVDGSAAARAGLKPGDRIVSVDGKRIEDWQGWVQIARASPSITLALSVERDGQPLAISLTPERKLEDNGVAVGFVGVAAEIPEWPEQMRREMHYGPVSAMTAALNKTWQMSVFTLESLKKMLTGLLSPKNLSGPITIAKVAGSSAQYGFFSWLNFLGLLSISLAVLNLLPIPILDGGHIVYATLEWLRGKPVTEQVQALANQVGLALVVGVMFFALYNDVLRL; translated from the coding sequence GTGCTAGAGATTCTTCAAACCATACTGATCACCATTGTCACCCTTGGGGTGTTGGTTTCTATCCACGAGTTCGGACACTTCTGGGTGGCGCGCCGCTGTGGTGTCAAAGTGCTGCGGTTTTCGGTGGGGTTTGGCAAGCCGCTGCTCAGCTGGCGCGATAAATCCGGTACTGAATACGCGGTGGCGGGGATACCACTGGGCGGCTACGTCAAAATGCTGGACGAGCGCGAGGGTGACGTGCCGGAAGATATGACTCATATGGCCTTTAACCGCGCAACGCCCGCCCGCCGTATCGCGATTGCGGCGGCTGGGCCGCTGGCTAATTTTGCGTTGGCGATTGTTGCCTACTGGGCGATTTTCATGAATGGCGTGGGCGGTGTTGCGCCCATCGTCGGTGACGTCATGCCTGGCTCACTGGCTGAGCGGGCAGGACTGGAAAGCGGCCAGGAAATTGTTGCCGTAGACGGTGAAGAGACGCCAACCTGGGAAAGCCTGCAAATGCAGCTGCTGGAGCGGATTGGTGAGACCGGCAATCTGACGCTGTCGGTAAAATGGCCCGATAGTGACCTCACTTATCAGAATACCGTGGCGATTGACCGCTGGATGCAGGGACTGGAAGAGCCCAACCCTCTGTCGGAGTTGGGTGTCACGCTGTATATGCCCGAGTTTCTGCCAATTGTTGGTGAGGTGGTTGATGGCAGTGCGGCGGCGCGAGCGGGTTTGAAGCCCGGTGATCGTATTGTCAGTGTTGACGGTAAACGCATTGAAGACTGGCAGGGCTGGGTGCAAATCGCTCGGGCGAGTCCGTCGATAACGTTGGCGCTATCCGTGGAGCGAGACGGACAGCCGCTGGCGATCAGCCTCACGCCCGAGCGCAAGCTTGAAGATAATGGGGTGGCTGTGGGTTTTGTTGGGGTCGCAGCAGAAATTCCAGAGTGGCCTGAGCAGATGCGTCGAGAGATGCACTACGGCCCGGTTTCGGCTATGACGGCGGCGCTGAACAAAACCTGGCAGATGAGTGTCTTCACTCTGGAATCGCTGAAGAAGATGTTGACCGGCCTGTTGTCGCCGAAAAACTTGAGTGGCCCGATAACGATTGCTAAAGTGGCCGGCTCTTCCGCACAGTACGGGTTTTTCTCCTGGCTGAATTTTCTGGGCTTGCTGAGCATCAGTTTGGCGGTATTAAATTTGTTGCCGATTCCCATATTGGACGGTGGACACATTGTTTACGCGACGCTGGAGTGGTTGCGTGGCAAGCCGGTAACAGAACAGGTTCAGGCATTGGCAAACCAAGTCGGATTGGCGTTGGTGGTCGGTGTCATGTTTTTTGCTTTATATAACGATGTATTGCGCCTCTGA
- the ispC gene encoding 1-deoxy-D-xylulose-5-phosphate reductoisomerase: MEKVAILGSTGSIGVSTLDVLARHPSQYEIFALTANRSIDVLFDQVMAHAPRYAVLRDESSANQLRQRLKEAGSDTEVLEGEQGLCEVASQAETVMAAIVGAAGLMPTLAAVKAGGKVLLANKESLVMAGRLFMQAVEDHGATLLPIDSEHNAIFQCMPGIDRRGLGAQGVRRILLTGSGGPFRQRPLDSLAAVTPDEACAHPNWSMGRKISVDSATMMNKGLELIEACWLFHCPPQKIEVVVHPQSVIHSMVEYVDGSVLAQMGQPDMRTPIAHALAWPGRMESGVATLDLIMQARLDFEAPDEQRFPCLRLAREAAEAGGVASAVLNAANEVAVEAFLAESLPFTAIPRVLESVMECFENVEPTSLDDVKAADRLARERAAALIPEYKRG; the protein is encoded by the coding sequence ATGGAGAAAGTTGCCATTCTCGGGTCTACCGGCTCGATTGGTGTCAGTACGCTCGACGTACTGGCGCGCCATCCCTCGCAGTATGAAATTTTCGCGCTCACCGCCAATCGCAGTATCGATGTGCTGTTCGATCAGGTCATGGCGCATGCGCCTCGCTACGCGGTGCTGCGGGATGAGTCCTCTGCCAACCAGCTACGGCAGCGTCTCAAAGAGGCGGGCAGTGACACTGAGGTGTTGGAAGGCGAGCAGGGACTCTGTGAGGTTGCCAGTCAGGCCGAGACGGTCATGGCGGCAATTGTAGGCGCGGCTGGGCTAATGCCTACGTTGGCAGCCGTTAAGGCCGGTGGCAAAGTCCTGCTGGCGAACAAAGAGTCGCTGGTTATGGCGGGTCGACTGTTTATGCAGGCTGTCGAGGATCACGGTGCGACGCTGCTCCCGATCGACAGCGAGCACAACGCCATTTTTCAATGCATGCCGGGTATCGATCGTCGCGGCCTGGGGGCGCAGGGGGTGCGGCGCATTCTGCTGACGGGCTCCGGAGGTCCTTTCCGCCAGCGTCCGCTGGATTCGCTGGCTGCGGTGACGCCCGATGAGGCCTGCGCTCATCCCAACTGGTCAATGGGGCGGAAGATTTCTGTTGATTCTGCCACCATGATGAACAAGGGCTTGGAGCTGATTGAGGCCTGTTGGTTATTCCATTGTCCCCCACAGAAAATCGAGGTGGTCGTTCACCCTCAAAGCGTTATTCATTCAATGGTGGAATATGTTGATGGGTCGGTGTTGGCGCAAATGGGGCAGCCGGATATGCGAACGCCTATTGCCCACGCGCTTGCCTGGCCCGGGCGAATGGAGTCTGGAGTGGCCACTCTCGACCTGATTATGCAGGCAAGGCTGGACTTTGAAGCGCCGGATGAGCAGCGTTTCCCCTGTTTGCGTCTGGCTCGAGAGGCCGCAGAAGCCGGTGGGGTGGCCAGTGCCGTGCTGAATGCGGCTAATGAAGTCGCCGTTGAGGCATTTCTCGCGGAATCCCTGCCTTTTACAGCGATTCCGCGAGTGCTGGAATCGGTCATGGAGTGCTTTGAGAACGTTGAACCGACATCGCTGGATGATGTCAAAGCCGCGGATAGGCTGGCGAGAGAGCGAGCCGCAGCATTGATTCCTGAGTACAAACGGGGCTGA
- a CDS encoding phosphatidate cytidylyltransferase, with amino-acid sequence MLKQRVITAVLIVVALLAAIAGLSPSQLSLVFAAIVLLAAWEWSDLSGLQGLPARLLYVAGIGGLIAATAMHLGFYDSLNPLPVRDVLVAGCLWWAIALLWVKSYPASAGLWGSRLMRLFIGVLVLLPTWVALSYLRAMQNGAWMIVMLVALVAAADIGAYFFGKAFGKAKLAPAVSPGKSWAGFWGGVLCSLSLMAVLWLVWPAGMPVGLLPMLVVAAITVLASVLGDLLESMIKRHRGIKDSSHILPGHGGIMDRVDSLTAASPVFALGLMSVGWQ; translated from the coding sequence ATGCTCAAACAGCGGGTTATCACCGCCGTTCTGATTGTTGTGGCGCTGTTGGCGGCGATCGCTGGACTGTCTCCCTCGCAATTGTCTCTCGTGTTTGCTGCGATTGTTTTGCTGGCTGCCTGGGAGTGGTCGGATCTCAGTGGCTTGCAGGGCCTGCCTGCACGGCTGTTATACGTTGCCGGTATCGGCGGCTTGATCGCTGCTACGGCCATGCATCTTGGTTTTTATGATTCCCTTAACCCGCTTCCGGTCCGCGATGTGCTTGTTGCGGGCTGTTTGTGGTGGGCCATCGCGCTGCTATGGGTGAAAAGCTACCCGGCCAGTGCCGGCCTGTGGGGCTCCCGTCTGATGCGCCTGTTTATCGGGGTGTTGGTATTGTTGCCCACCTGGGTTGCGCTGAGCTACCTGCGCGCCATGCAAAATGGCGCCTGGATGATTGTGATGCTGGTGGCCTTGGTCGCTGCGGCAGATATTGGTGCGTATTTTTTCGGCAAGGCATTCGGCAAGGCCAAGTTGGCTCCGGCCGTGAGTCCGGGTAAATCCTGGGCCGGATTTTGGGGCGGGGTGCTGTGCAGCCTTTCGCTGATGGCCGTGCTTTGGCTTGTTTGGCCTGCCGGGATGCCGGTAGGGCTGTTGCCGATGCTTGTGGTTGCTGCGATAACGGTCCTGGCGTCAGTGCTGGGGGATCTGCTCGAAAGCATGATCAAGCGCCATCGCGGGATTAAAGACAGCAGCCACATCTTGCCCGGGCACGGCGGCATTATGGACCGAGTGGATAGCTTGACGGCGGCATCGCCTGTCTTCGCTCTTGGGTTGATGTCGGTGGGCTGGCAGTAA
- the uppS gene encoding polyprenyl diphosphate synthase, which translates to MVASKGRNAPDGPAAPKHVAIIMDGNNRWARQRGLKAAGGHRAGVEVIRGLLRSCRERGVEVVTLFAFSSENWQRPSLEVQALMRLFSNYLESETAQLHEDGVRMRFIGERDRFSAGLRKQMEHSEQLTRNNTQTTLVIAVDYGGQWDIVSAARRLARQVEAGQLRAEDIDITLFDQQLALADLPKPDLCIRTAGEQRISNFMLWQLAYSEFYFCDCLWPDFNEAEMAKALDAFAHRERRFGGRDNDNDDGK; encoded by the coding sequence ATGGTAGCAAGTAAGGGGCGCAATGCCCCAGATGGCCCCGCCGCGCCGAAGCACGTCGCCATCATCATGGATGGTAACAATCGCTGGGCCCGGCAGCGGGGTTTGAAGGCGGCAGGCGGCCACCGAGCTGGTGTTGAAGTTATTCGGGGCCTGCTCAGAAGCTGTCGCGAGCGCGGGGTGGAGGTGGTCACACTTTTTGCCTTCTCCAGCGAAAACTGGCAGCGTCCGAGTCTCGAAGTTCAGGCGCTGATGCGTCTGTTTTCCAATTATCTGGAGAGCGAGACCGCGCAGTTGCATGAAGACGGTGTGCGCATGCGCTTCATTGGTGAGCGCGACCGCTTTTCTGCCGGACTTCGCAAGCAGATGGAGCACAGCGAGCAGCTCACCCGAAATAACACCCAGACAACGCTGGTGATTGCCGTGGATTACGGTGGTCAGTGGGATATTGTCAGCGCGGCGCGCCGCCTTGCCCGGCAGGTCGAGGCAGGGCAATTGCGTGCTGAAGATATTGATATTACGCTCTTTGACCAGCAGTTGGCGCTGGCGGACTTGCCGAAACCTGATTTGTGTATACGCACGGCGGGTGAGCAGCGAATCAGTAATTTCATGTTGTGGCAGCTGGCGTACAGCGAATTTTATTTCTGTGACTGCCTGTGGCCCGACTTTAACGAGGCGGAAATGGCCAAGGCCCTGGATGCTTTTGCGCATCGCGAACGCCGTTTCGGTGGCCGTGATAACGATAACGACGACGGCAAGTAA
- the frr gene encoding ribosome recycling factor, whose product MAKTIEALGSNFNKIRTGRAHPSLLDGIRVSYYGSETPLSQVANIGIEDARTLTVTPWEKNIVPDVEKAIMKSDLGLNPSTAGAVIRIPMPALTEETRKGYIKQARQEAESARVSIRNTRRDVLADIKELLKEKDISEDEERRAQDDVQKITDKYIAEVDKALAVKEKDLMEI is encoded by the coding sequence ATGGCTAAGACAATTGAGGCGCTGGGATCAAACTTCAATAAAATTCGTACTGGACGTGCTCACCCAAGTTTGCTGGACGGTATTCGCGTGTCGTATTACGGCTCAGAAACCCCGCTGTCACAGGTGGCAAACATCGGTATTGAAGATGCGCGCACACTGACTGTGACCCCGTGGGAAAAGAATATTGTGCCCGACGTCGAAAAGGCGATCATGAAATCGGATCTGGGCTTGAATCCGAGCACGGCCGGGGCGGTGATCCGCATTCCGATGCCGGCGCTGACTGAAGAGACGCGTAAGGGCTATATCAAACAGGCTCGACAGGAAGCGGAAAGCGCACGCGTATCTATTCGAAACACGCGTCGCGATGTGCTTGCCGATATCAAAGAGCTGTTGAAAGAAAAAGACATCAGTGAAGACGAAGAGCGTCGTGCCCAGGATGACGTGCAAAAAATCACTGACAAGTATATCGCTGAAGTGGACAAGGCTCTGGCGGTGAAAGAAAAAGATCTGATGGAAATCTGA
- the pyrH gene encoding UMP kinase, whose amino-acid sequence MSTQSRDKKYKRILLKLSGEALMGQLGFGIDPKVLDRMALEVGQLVGIGVQVGLVVGGGNLFRGAALQSAGLDRVTGDHMGMLATLMNALAMRDALERSNIKSSVMSAIPMSGVVDHYDRRKAIRALSRGEVVIFAAGTGNPFFTTDSAACLRGIEVDADLVLKATKVDGVYSADPMIDPDAEKYEHLTYDEVLDKKLEVMDLTAICLCRDHNMPLRVFAMEQQGALLNIVVGGSDGTLVSAE is encoded by the coding sequence ATGTCCACTCAGAGTCGGGACAAAAAGTACAAACGAATTCTTCTCAAGCTCAGTGGCGAGGCCCTGATGGGGCAGCTGGGCTTTGGTATTGACCCCAAGGTGCTGGACCGCATGGCCCTTGAAGTGGGGCAGCTGGTCGGTATTGGTGTTCAGGTCGGGCTGGTTGTCGGCGGCGGTAATCTGTTTCGTGGAGCGGCGCTGCAGAGCGCAGGCCTGGACCGGGTGACCGGTGATCATATGGGAATGCTGGCGACGCTGATGAATGCGCTGGCGATGCGCGACGCCTTGGAGCGGAGCAATATCAAGTCGTCGGTGATGTCGGCGATTCCGATGAGCGGTGTGGTCGACCACTACGATCGCCGCAAGGCCATTCGCGCGCTCAGTCGTGGCGAAGTGGTGATTTTTGCCGCGGGTACGGGCAATCCGTTTTTTACGACCGATTCGGCGGCTTGCCTGCGGGGCATTGAAGTCGATGCCGACCTCGTATTGAAAGCCACGAAGGTTGACGGCGTGTACAGTGCCGACCCGATGATTGACCCCGACGCAGAAAAATACGAGCACCTGACCTATGACGAGGTTCTCGATAAAAAGCTGGAAGTGATGGACCTCACCGCAATTTGCCTGTGCAGGGATCACAATATGCCGTTGCGGGTGTTTGCGATGGAACAGCAGGGCGCCCTCTTGAACATTGTTGTGGGTGGTAGCGACGGCACGCTGGTGTCTGCGGAGTGA
- the tsf gene encoding translation elongation factor Ts, which yields MAVSAAMVKELRDRTGLGMMECKKALNEANGDIELAIEELRKSSGMKAAKKAGRTAADGVVATKVAEDGSYAVVVEVNSETDFVARDDGFLAFVDKVANKAFADKQDDVAALMAGELEEAREALVQKIGENISVRRVSVLAADSGVVDTYVHSNNRIAVLVALKGGDAELARDVAMHVAAVNPRVAKQEDMPQEEVDKEREIFTAQAQESGKPAEIIEKMIEGRIRKFLSENALVDQPFVKDPELTVGKLLKNGGAEIQTFIRFEVGEGIEKEEVDFAAEVAAQLKG from the coding sequence ATGGCTGTTTCAGCAGCAATGGTAAAAGAACTCCGCGATCGCACCGGTCTTGGCATGATGGAGTGTAAGAAAGCGCTCAACGAAGCCAATGGTGATATTGAGCTGGCAATTGAAGAACTGCGCAAGTCCAGCGGTATGAAGGCAGCTAAGAAAGCTGGTCGTACTGCAGCAGACGGTGTTGTCGCAACTAAAGTCGCTGAAGACGGTAGCTATGCGGTGGTTGTAGAAGTGAACAGTGAAACCGATTTCGTTGCCCGCGACGACGGCTTCCTGGCGTTTGTAGACAAAGTCGCCAACAAAGCTTTTGCCGACAAGCAGGACGATGTTGCCGCGCTGATGGCTGGTGAGCTGGAAGAAGCTCGCGAAGCGCTGGTTCAAAAAATCGGTGAGAACATTTCTGTTCGCCGCGTATCGGTACTGGCTGCTGATAGCGGTGTTGTTGACACTTATGTCCACTCCAATAATCGCATTGCGGTTCTCGTTGCGCTGAAAGGCGGCGACGCAGAGCTGGCACGCGATGTAGCTATGCACGTAGCCGCGGTTAACCCCCGTGTTGCCAAGCAGGAAGATATGCCGCAAGAGGAAGTGGATAAAGAGCGCGAAATCTTCACCGCTCAGGCTCAAGAGAGTGGCAAGCCCGCCGAGATTATCGAGAAGATGATCGAAGGCCGTATCCGTAAGTTCCTGTCTGAGAATGCGCTGGTTGATCAGCCTTTCGTTAAAGACCCCGAGCTGACGGTTGGCAAACTGCTGAAAAACGGCGGTGCCGAGATTCAGACCTTCATCCGCTTTGAAGTGGGCGAGGGGATTGAGAAAGAAGAAGTCGACTTTGCAGCCGAAGTGGCTGCGCAGCTCAAAGGCTGA
- the rpsB gene encoding 30S ribosomal protein S2, which yields MAHVTMREMLQAGVHFGHQTRYWNPKMAPFIFGARNKIHIINLEHTVPAMNSALDALSKMAANKNKVLFVGTKRAAGKIVAEQAARAGMPYVSHRWLGGMLTNYKTIRQSVRRLRELETQSQDGTFDKLTKKEALMRHRDMEKLERSIGGIKEMSGLPDALFVIDVDHERIAIQEANKLGIPVFGIVDTNSNPEGVDYVIPGNDDAIRAIKLYVTAVADTIINASANAAVAGDEFVEVAQEAGEAAAE from the coding sequence ATGGCTCACGTCACTATGCGTGAAATGCTGCAAGCCGGCGTTCACTTCGGTCACCAGACTCGTTACTGGAACCCCAAAATGGCACCGTTCATCTTTGGTGCCCGCAACAAGATCCACATCATTAACCTCGAGCACACTGTGCCCGCTATGAACAGTGCGCTGGACGCCCTGTCAAAAATGGCTGCTAACAAAAACAAAGTATTGTTTGTTGGCACCAAGCGCGCGGCCGGTAAAATTGTTGCCGAGCAGGCTGCCCGTGCTGGCATGCCTTATGTGAGCCACCGTTGGTTGGGCGGTATGCTGACCAACTACAAAACCATTCGTCAGTCAGTACGTCGCCTGCGCGAGCTGGAAACCCAAAGCCAGGACGGTACATTCGACAAGCTGACCAAGAAAGAAGCACTGATGCGTCACCGCGACATGGAAAAGCTTGAGCGTTCCATCGGTGGTATCAAAGAAATGTCTGGCCTGCCTGACGCGCTGTTCGTGATCGATGTTGATCATGAGCGTATTGCTATTCAGGAAGCTAACAAACTGGGTATTCCGGTATTCGGTATCGTTGATACCAACAGCAACCCGGAAGGCGTTGATTACGTTATCCCCGGTAACGACGATGCGATTCGCGCTATCAAGCTGTATGTGACTGCGGTTGCCGACACGATTATTAATGCGAGTGCCAACGCAGCCGTCGCTGGTGACGAGTTCGTTGAAGTCGCACAGGAAGCAGGCGAAGCGGCCGCTGAGTAA
- the map gene encoding type I methionyl aminopeptidase yields the protein MNVSIKTPEEIAAMRVAGRLASDVLEMISEHVRPGVSTAELDKICHDYIVNVQHAIPAPLNYHGFPKSICTSVNEVICHGIPSDSKILKNGDLLNIDVTVIKDGWHGDTNRMYYVGDVPEHAKRLCVVTQECLYKAIDMVKPGTKLSEIGTVIAKHARNNHYSVVEEYCGHGIGRGFHEDPQVLHYGEGYHRGNDLVLKEGMTFTIEPMINAGKKQTKLNKKDGWTVTTRDRRLSAQWEHTLAVTADGVEVLTARPDEPFYKG from the coding sequence ATGAATGTAAGCATTAAAACGCCCGAAGAAATCGCCGCTATGCGCGTGGCAGGAAGACTCGCCTCCGACGTACTGGAAATGATTAGCGAACACGTCCGCCCCGGCGTGAGCACTGCCGAGCTGGACAAAATCTGCCACGACTATATTGTCAATGTGCAACACGCCATACCCGCCCCTCTCAATTATCACGGTTTCCCCAAGTCCATCTGCACATCGGTCAACGAGGTGATTTGCCACGGCATTCCTTCAGACAGCAAAATCCTGAAGAACGGCGATCTGTTGAACATCGATGTCACCGTCATCAAGGATGGCTGGCACGGCGATACCAACCGCATGTATTACGTGGGTGACGTTCCCGAGCACGCCAAGCGCCTGTGCGTAGTGACACAGGAATGTCTCTACAAAGCCATTGATATGGTAAAACCTGGCACCAAACTCAGTGAAATTGGCACAGTGATCGCGAAACACGCCCGCAACAATCACTACAGCGTCGTTGAAGAGTACTGCGGCCACGGCATTGGCCGAGGCTTCCATGAAGACCCGCAGGTACTTCATTACGGCGAGGGCTACCACCGCGGCAACGATCTGGTATTAAAGGAAGGCATGACCTTCACCATTGAACCCATGATCAACGCGGGAAAAAAGCAGACCAAACTCAACAAGAAAGATGGCTGGACCGTAACCACGCGTGACCGCCGCCTGTCGGCACAGTGGGAACACACGCTGGCCGTCACCGCTGATGGCGTGGAGGTACTGACCGCCCGTCCCGACGAGCCGTTCTACAAGGGTTAA
- a CDS encoding [protein-PII] uridylyltransferase, with amino-acid sequence MSSSLLNTEALREAAAQSNTMISLCKRYLGELQDELRARFYADEPIQTLVRMRSEKLDILLRFLWSRYDWGDDIALIAVGGYGRGELHPHSDIDLLILTDDKAADYRENIESLITLLWDINLEIGHSVRGVSECRQAAIDDITIVTNLMESRPLSGNAELHEQLMALVGPDQIWPSAEFFRAKWDEQILRHRKYANTEYNLEPNIKSSPGGLRDIQMIGWVIKRHFGAQSIDELRDRLFLSQEELDTLKDGQNYLWRLRFALHLITGREEDRMLFDHQRTLAAQFGYEDDDNKLAVERFMQQYYRWAQHLGELNDVLMQHFDETILRACEAETVLEINPRFRIRNGHIEVTNDKVFEKTPSALMEIFVLMAHHDAIDGVRASTIRLIRKSRHLIDEQFRADPRNKRFFLELLRAPQRVALNLRRMKRFGVLGKFIPAFGKIVGQMQHDLFHIYSVDAHTLELIKNISRFRYPDMVKRYPMACRIMQRLPKPELLFLAGLFHDIAKGRGGDHSTLGAVDAREFCEYLGLNRRDTNLVSWLVEKHLEMSSVSQRKDIQDPDVIRDFALMVGDQQHLDYLFCLTIADINATNPNLWTSWRASLMRQLYAETRRALRRGLENPIDKQEWITETQNEVLEKLEDYGFTEAEVRELWGNTGEDYFIREQVDDIVWHCRAIAQRTSPQASLVLVKKGGLLDHEGATQIFVHTPSKKGIFAVLAGALEQLDLSIQDARIYNSGTGYTLDTFYVLGANGEPIGDNPVRIQEITDYLVQQLSQPEGSPEEVHRRMPRQMRLFSTPTRTSMATDLNKGHTVLEVITPDRPGLLARLGTIFNDYNIRLQNAKIATLGERVEDVFFITDEEDRPINDPDLCTQIQKAICRELDEKASKQAL; translated from the coding sequence ATGAGCAGTAGCCTGCTAAACACCGAGGCGCTGCGCGAAGCCGCAGCACAATCCAATACGATGATTTCCCTCTGCAAGCGCTATCTCGGCGAATTGCAGGATGAATTAAGAGCCCGCTTCTACGCGGACGAACCCATTCAGACACTGGTCCGGATGCGCTCCGAAAAGCTGGATATTCTGCTGCGATTCCTCTGGAGCCGCTATGACTGGGGCGATGACATTGCCCTGATTGCTGTCGGTGGCTACGGGCGCGGCGAACTGCACCCCCACTCCGATATCGACCTGCTGATTCTCACCGATGACAAGGCCGCTGATTACCGCGAGAACATCGAGAGCCTGATCACTCTGCTGTGGGATATTAACCTGGAGATCGGTCACAGTGTGCGGGGCGTGAGCGAGTGTCGCCAGGCCGCCATCGACGACATTACCATCGTCACCAATCTGATGGAGTCCCGCCCACTGAGTGGCAACGCCGAACTTCACGAACAGCTGATGGCGCTGGTTGGGCCGGATCAAATCTGGCCGAGTGCCGAATTCTTCCGGGCGAAATGGGACGAGCAAATCCTTCGCCACCGTAAGTATGCCAACACCGAATACAATCTTGAGCCGAATATCAAAAGCTCTCCCGGCGGGCTGCGCGATATTCAAATGATTGGCTGGGTCATTAAGCGCCACTTCGGCGCGCAATCCATCGATGAACTTCGCGATCGCCTGTTCCTGAGCCAGGAAGAGCTGGACACCCTGAAAGATGGCCAGAATTACCTGTGGCGTCTGCGTTTCGCCCTGCACCTGATCACCGGTCGTGAAGAGGACCGGATGTTGTTTGATCACCAACGCACCCTCGCCGCGCAATTCGGCTACGAAGACGACGACAACAAACTGGCCGTCGAGCGCTTTATGCAGCAGTACTACCGCTGGGCCCAGCATTTGGGCGAGCTGAACGACGTACTGATGCAGCACTTCGACGAAACCATTCTACGGGCCTGCGAGGCGGAGACGGTGCTGGAAATCAATCCGCGCTTCCGCATCCGTAACGGCCACATTGAAGTAACCAACGACAAGGTCTTTGAAAAAACCCCGTCGGCACTGATGGAAATTTTTGTGCTGATGGCCCATCACGACGCGATAGATGGTGTGCGCGCCAGTACGATTCGCCTGATTCGTAAATCCCGCCACCTGATTGACGAGCAGTTTCGCGCCGACCCGCGCAATAAACGTTTCTTTCTGGAATTATTGCGTGCCCCTCAGCGGGTCGCACTGAACCTGCGTCGCATGAAGCGCTTCGGCGTATTGGGCAAGTTCATCCCGGCCTTCGGCAAAATCGTCGGCCAGATGCAGCACGACCTGTTTCATATCTATTCGGTCGATGCCCACACCTTGGAACTCATCAAGAACATCAGCCGCTTCCGCTATCCGGACATGGTCAAGCGCTACCCGATGGCCTGCCGTATCATGCAGCGGCTACCCAAGCCGGAACTGCTGTTTCTGGCCGGACTGTTTCACGACATTGCCAAAGGCCGCGGCGGAGACCACTCCACCCTCGGCGCAGTTGACGCTCGGGAGTTCTGTGAATACCTGGGTTTGAATCGACGCGACACCAATCTTGTATCGTGGCTGGTCGAAAAACACCTTGAGATGTCGTCCGTCTCCCAGCGCAAAGACATTCAGGATCCCGATGTCATCCGCGACTTCGCTCTGATGGTGGGTGACCAGCAACACCTCGACTATCTCTTCTGCCTGACTATCGCCGACATCAACGCCACCAATCCGAATCTCTGGACCTCCTGGCGTGCCTCACTGATGCGCCAACTGTATGCCGAAACCCGCCGCGCCCTGCGCCGCGGGCTTGAAAACCCCATCGACAAGCAGGAATGGATTACCGAGACCCAGAACGAAGTGCTGGAAAAGCTTGAGGACTATGGCTTCACCGAAGCCGAAGTGCGCGAGCTGTGGGGAAACACCGGCGAAGACTATTTCATCCGCGAGCAGGTGGACGATATCGTCTGGCACTGCCGGGCCATTGCCCAACGCACCTCTCCCCAGGCCTCGTTGGTTCTCGTTAAAAAAGGCGGACTACTCGACCACGAAGGCGCCACCCAGATCTTTGTGCACACGCCATCCAAGAAAGGCATCTTCGCCGTACTGGCCGGCGCCCTGGAGCAGCTCGACCTGAGCATTCAGGATGCCCGTATATATAACTCTGGTACCGGCTATACACTGGATACCTTCTACGTGCTCGGAGCAAACGGCGAACCCATCGGCGACAATCCCGTGCGAATACAGGAAATTACCGACTACCTCGTTCAGCAGCTCAGTCAGCCAGAGGGGTCACCGGAGGAAGTGCACCGCCGCATGCCCCGTCAAATGCGCCTGTTTTCCACACCCACGCGCACGAGCATGGCGACCGACCTCAACAAGGGGCATACGGTACTGGAGGTCATCACCCCCGACCGACCTGGACTCCTCGCACGACTCGGTACAATTTTCAACGACTACAATATCCGTCTGCAGAACGCCAAAATCGCCACCCTTGGCGAGCGGGTTGAGGACGTCTTCTTTATCACCGATGAAGAAGACCGCCCCATTAACGACCCCGATCTCTGCACCCAGATCCAGAAAGCCATCTGTCGCGAGCTGGATGAGAAAGCGAGCAAGCAAGCCCTATGA